One genomic region from Augochlora pura isolate Apur16 chromosome 7, APUR_v2.2.1, whole genome shotgun sequence encodes:
- the LOC144471949 gene encoding uncharacterized protein LOC144471949 isoform X1: protein MSYHRGGQAGAVAVSYSSSPMTPHSPSRRCSSGSSSTGSSTIGSSSTKLKSYRPTGSFYTSSTSSDYRSSYTFEYRRSYYPSSSYYSLPSTGSSIRRNYLSDYSRSRYSPVRSVSSSAYSNTGGSSGSGSGGTATNVIANGTGGGRYGLSTSSSSSSISIAGSSSKERGSGLDSSSSRPLESTWPTTAEIISRYSPFGYVPNIRQTSVTSGGGSSSSSGGSGGGGHHHWKHHATGSSLTELFGGDEREVVERSRDLRPESSLSSSSSSSSTAAGAGGSSAALWSRSKRGGSLASSTVLTSGHVRAESAAACPGEVTIDERGTIRDSNQDESNDDKDNDDDDANEDDVNEDEDVDDDRHNNNGNCRTSSNGKNACSEYGVNNNDPDDNDQDDDSNLNNRHHRQQRAGAHRTADEVSSKINLLSSSVTGGVGGAGLIGVKLDLLTNLATNPNNTEPLINNNGEEKHTDARLRHHQQQQHQRQQQCTKDQFEIVVDNNEVMRGIEDAIAYLQGGRTEDPEILEDAEQPRNQPPSANASYDIDRTRFAGGIVPPPVLQNGVAGRPSGQYGDDPAVPSTSRRPDGHFSGNTNTASNLTSSPTAPSTAHQSLYRGVADQFDGSPTNKAARNRLQAHRDERCGLNGLRNIGNTCFMNSVIQCLSNTRPLLEYLLNEQYLADINVTTSSMKGALIKAFSQVIHELWEVGGDHVVNTTALKSQIQRFAPRFMGYSQQDAQEFLRYLLEGLHEDVNRVTVKPPPIHTDIPDMYTDSQKAVESWKRYLRSEDSMIVDVFVGQLRSSLRCTACDHVSVTLDPFWDLSLPIPARSGTVKLSQCLEHFTREEVLDGDEKPTCSKCQMRRKCTKSFSIHKFPKILVIHLKRFSPMERFRGKLNVTVDFPLTGLDLSAFAAPRVPGCTYNLYGVANHSGTTYSGHYTAYCKHPYSGEWHEYNDSRVSVVSSRSVVTSEAYVLFYEQQPHNSHL from the exons ATGTCATATCACCGTGGGGGACAGGCGGGCGCCGTAGCAGTCTCGTACAGCAGCAGCCCAATGACACCGCATTCTCCTAGCAGGCGATGTTCCAGCGGTAGCAGCAGCACCGGTAGTTCCACGATCGGCAGCTCCTCCACCAAGCTGAAAAGCTACCGACCCACCGGTTCGTTCTATACGTCCTCCACGAGCTCAGACTACCGTTCGAGCTACACGTTCGAGTACAGACGATCTTACTACCCATCGAGCAG TTACTACTCGTTACCGTCGACTGGTTCGAGCATCCGCAGGAACTACTTATCGGACTACAGCCGTTCTCGTTACTCACCCGTAAG GTCAGTTTCGTCGTCGGCGTACAGCAATACGGGTGGTAGCAGTGGTAGCGGGAGCGGTGGCACGGCTACAAATGTAATCGCAAACGGCACTGGCGGCGGTAGATACGGATTGTCGacgtcctcgtcgtcctcgAGCATCTCGATCGCTGGTTCGTCGTCGAAGGAACGGGGATCGGGACTGGATTCCTCGTCGTCCCGGCCGTTGGAGTCGACGTGGCCTACCACAGCTGAAATCATCAGCAGGTACTCACCGTTCGGCTACGTGCCGAACATCCGACAGACGAGTGTCACCAGTGGtggcggcagcagcagcagcagcggcggcagtGGTGGCGGTGGGCATCACCATTGGAAACACCACGCAACCGGTTCATCGTTGACCGAGCTGTTCGGCGGCGACGAGAGAGAAGTGGTCGAGCGCAGCAGAGATCTACGACCGGAATCCTCcctttcctcctcctcgtcgtcgtcttcgacGGCTGCCGGTGCCGGCGGTAGCAGCGCAGCTCTCTGGTCAAGGTCGAAGAGAGGAGGTTCACTGGCCAGCAGCACGGTGTTGACCAGCGGGCATGTTCGCGCGGAGAGTGCCGCCGCGTGTCCTGGCGAGGTAACGATCGACGAGCGCGGCACCATCCGCGACTCGAACCAGGACGAGAGTAACGACGACAAGGACAATGACGATGATGACGCTAACGAAGACGACGTTAACGAAGACGAGGACGTGGACGACGATCGGCACAACAACAACGGCAATTGTCGCACCAGCAGCAATGGCAAGAACGCGTGCAGCGAATACGGCGTGAACAACAACGACCCCGACGATAATGACCAAGACGACGACAGCAATCTGAACAACCGCCATCACCGCCAACAACGCGCCGGTGCTCATCGAACGGCCGACGAGGTCTCGTCTAAGATTAACCTCCTGTCGTCATCCGTAACCGGTGGTGTTGGCGGTGCCGGTTTGATAGGTGTTAAGCTCGATTTGCTCACTAACCTTGCCACTAATCCGAATAACACGGAACCGCTGATCAATAACAACGGCGAAGAAAAGCACACCGACGCCCGACTACGCCATCACCAGCAGCAACAACACCAACGCCAACAGCAGTGTACCAAAGACCAGTTCGAGATCGTCGTCGACAATAACGAGGTAATGCGTGGCATAGAGGACGCGATCGCGTATTTGCAGGGAGGACGCACCGAGGATCCTGAGATCTTGGAAGACGCCGAACAGCCTCGGAATCAGCCACCCTCCGCAAACGCGTCCTACGATATCGATCGCACGAGGTTCGCGGGTGGCATTGTTCCACCGCCCGTCTTGCAGAACGGCGTGGCTGGACGGCCCTCCGGTCAGTACGGGGATGACCCAGCCGTGCCTTCCACTTCCAGGAGACCGGACGGTCACTTCTCAGGGAACACGAACACTGCCAGTAATCTGACTTCGTCTCCTACAGCACCGTCCACGGCGCATCAAAGTCTCTATCGCGGCGTAGCCGATCAGTTT GATGGAAGTCCGACGAACAAAGCGGCTCGTAATCGGCTTCAAGCGCATCGTGATGAGCGATGCGGACTGAACGGGTTGAGGAATATTGGAAATACA TGTTTCATGAACAGCGTGATTCAATGTTTGAGCAACACAAGACCGTTGCTCGAATACCTGTTGAACGAACAGTATCTGGCGGATATCAACGTGACAACGTCCAGCATGAAGGGTGCTTTGATCAAAGCATTCAGTCAGGTGATACACGAATTGTGGGAAGTGGGTGGCGATCATGTGGTGAACACCACGGCGCTCAAGTCACAGATACAGAGATTTGCGCCAAGATTTATGGGATACAGTCAACAGGATGCGCAAGAGTTTCTCAGATATCTGTTAGAGGGACTCCACGAGGACGTTAATAGAGTGACGGTCAAGCCACCGCCGATTCACACCGATATCCCGGATATGTATAC GGATAGCCAAAAAGCTGTGGAGAGCTGGAAACGTTACCTGCGCAGCGAGGACAGTATGATAGTGGACGTGTTCGTCGGTCAGTTACGCTCGTCGTTGCGCTGTACAGCTTGCGACCATGTATCGGTAACGTTGGATCCTTTCTGGGATTTGAGCCTGCCAATACCAGCCAGGAGCGGCACGGTCAAGTTGAGTCAGTGTCTGGAACACTTTACCCGAGAAGAGGTCCTCGATGGTGACGAGAAGCCGACCTGTTCAAAGTGTCAGATGAGGAGAAAGTGCACCAAAAGCTTCAGCATACACAAGTTCCCGAAGATTCTTGTTATTC ACTTGAAACGTTTCTCACCCATGGAACGATTCCGCGGCAAGCTGAACGTAACGGTGGACTTTCCATTGACGGGATTGGATCTCAGTGCCTTCGCCGCACCCAGGGTTCCGGGCTGCACCTACAATTTGTACGGTGTCGCGAACCATTCGGGTACCACATATTCCGGTCATTATACCGCGTATTGCAAGCATCCGTACTCGGGCGAATGGCACGAGTACAACGACAGTAGGGTATCCGTGGTTTCGTCACGGTCGGTCGTCACCAGCGAAGCCTACGTACTGTTTTACGAACAGCAGCCTCATAACTCTCACTTGTAA
- the LOC144471949 gene encoding uncharacterized protein LOC144471949 isoform X3 translates to MSYHRGGQAGAVAVSYSSSPMTPHSPSRRCSSGSSSTGSSTIGSSSTKLKSYRPTGSFYTSSTSSDYRSSYTFEYRRSYYPSSSYYSLPSTGSSIRRNYLSDYSRSRYSPVRSVSSSAYSNTGGSSGSGSGGTATNVIANGTGGGRYGLSTSSSSSSISIAGSSSKERGSGLDSSSSRPLESTWPTTAEIISRYSPFGYVPNIRQTSVTSGGGSSSSSGGSGGGGHHHWKHHATGSSLTELFGGDEREVVERSRDLRPESSLSSSSSSSSTAAGAGGSSAALWSRSKRGGSLASSTVLTSGHVRAESAAACPGEVTIDERGTIRDSNQDESNDDKDNDDDDANEDDVNEDEDVDDDRHNNNGNCRTSSNGKNACSEYGVNNNDPDDNDQDDDSNLNNRHHRQQRAGAHRTADEDGSPTNKAARNRLQAHRDERCGLNGLRNIGNTCFMNSVIQCLSNTRPLLEYLLNEQYLADINVTTSSMKGALIKAFSQVIHELWEVGGDHVVNTTALKSQIQRFAPRFMGYSQQDAQEFLRYLLEGLHEDVNRVTVKPPPIHTDIPDMYTDSQKAVESWKRYLRSEDSMIVDVFVGQLRSSLRCTACDHVSVTLDPFWDLSLPIPARSGTVKLSQCLEHFTREEVLDGDEKPTCSKCQMRRKCTKSFSIHKFPKILVIHLKRFSPMERFRGKLNVTVDFPLTGLDLSAFAAPRVPGCTYNLYGVANHSGTTYSGHYTAYCKHPYSGEWHEYNDSRVSVVSSRSVVTSEAYVLFYEQQPHNSHL, encoded by the exons ATGTCATATCACCGTGGGGGACAGGCGGGCGCCGTAGCAGTCTCGTACAGCAGCAGCCCAATGACACCGCATTCTCCTAGCAGGCGATGTTCCAGCGGTAGCAGCAGCACCGGTAGTTCCACGATCGGCAGCTCCTCCACCAAGCTGAAAAGCTACCGACCCACCGGTTCGTTCTATACGTCCTCCACGAGCTCAGACTACCGTTCGAGCTACACGTTCGAGTACAGACGATCTTACTACCCATCGAGCAG TTACTACTCGTTACCGTCGACTGGTTCGAGCATCCGCAGGAACTACTTATCGGACTACAGCCGTTCTCGTTACTCACCCGTAAG GTCAGTTTCGTCGTCGGCGTACAGCAATACGGGTGGTAGCAGTGGTAGCGGGAGCGGTGGCACGGCTACAAATGTAATCGCAAACGGCACTGGCGGCGGTAGATACGGATTGTCGacgtcctcgtcgtcctcgAGCATCTCGATCGCTGGTTCGTCGTCGAAGGAACGGGGATCGGGACTGGATTCCTCGTCGTCCCGGCCGTTGGAGTCGACGTGGCCTACCACAGCTGAAATCATCAGCAGGTACTCACCGTTCGGCTACGTGCCGAACATCCGACAGACGAGTGTCACCAGTGGtggcggcagcagcagcagcagcggcggcagtGGTGGCGGTGGGCATCACCATTGGAAACACCACGCAACCGGTTCATCGTTGACCGAGCTGTTCGGCGGCGACGAGAGAGAAGTGGTCGAGCGCAGCAGAGATCTACGACCGGAATCCTCcctttcctcctcctcgtcgtcgtcttcgacGGCTGCCGGTGCCGGCGGTAGCAGCGCAGCTCTCTGGTCAAGGTCGAAGAGAGGAGGTTCACTGGCCAGCAGCACGGTGTTGACCAGCGGGCATGTTCGCGCGGAGAGTGCCGCCGCGTGTCCTGGCGAGGTAACGATCGACGAGCGCGGCACCATCCGCGACTCGAACCAGGACGAGAGTAACGACGACAAGGACAATGACGATGATGACGCTAACGAAGACGACGTTAACGAAGACGAGGACGTGGACGACGATCGGCACAACAACAACGGCAATTGTCGCACCAGCAGCAATGGCAAGAACGCGTGCAGCGAATACGGCGTGAACAACAACGACCCCGACGATAATGACCAAGACGACGACAGCAATCTGAACAACCGCCATCACCGCCAACAACGCGCCGGTGCTCATCGAACGGCCGACGAG GATGGAAGTCCGACGAACAAAGCGGCTCGTAATCGGCTTCAAGCGCATCGTGATGAGCGATGCGGACTGAACGGGTTGAGGAATATTGGAAATACA TGTTTCATGAACAGCGTGATTCAATGTTTGAGCAACACAAGACCGTTGCTCGAATACCTGTTGAACGAACAGTATCTGGCGGATATCAACGTGACAACGTCCAGCATGAAGGGTGCTTTGATCAAAGCATTCAGTCAGGTGATACACGAATTGTGGGAAGTGGGTGGCGATCATGTGGTGAACACCACGGCGCTCAAGTCACAGATACAGAGATTTGCGCCAAGATTTATGGGATACAGTCAACAGGATGCGCAAGAGTTTCTCAGATATCTGTTAGAGGGACTCCACGAGGACGTTAATAGAGTGACGGTCAAGCCACCGCCGATTCACACCGATATCCCGGATATGTATAC GGATAGCCAAAAAGCTGTGGAGAGCTGGAAACGTTACCTGCGCAGCGAGGACAGTATGATAGTGGACGTGTTCGTCGGTCAGTTACGCTCGTCGTTGCGCTGTACAGCTTGCGACCATGTATCGGTAACGTTGGATCCTTTCTGGGATTTGAGCCTGCCAATACCAGCCAGGAGCGGCACGGTCAAGTTGAGTCAGTGTCTGGAACACTTTACCCGAGAAGAGGTCCTCGATGGTGACGAGAAGCCGACCTGTTCAAAGTGTCAGATGAGGAGAAAGTGCACCAAAAGCTTCAGCATACACAAGTTCCCGAAGATTCTTGTTATTC ACTTGAAACGTTTCTCACCCATGGAACGATTCCGCGGCAAGCTGAACGTAACGGTGGACTTTCCATTGACGGGATTGGATCTCAGTGCCTTCGCCGCACCCAGGGTTCCGGGCTGCACCTACAATTTGTACGGTGTCGCGAACCATTCGGGTACCACATATTCCGGTCATTATACCGCGTATTGCAAGCATCCGTACTCGGGCGAATGGCACGAGTACAACGACAGTAGGGTATCCGTGGTTTCGTCACGGTCGGTCGTCACCAGCGAAGCCTACGTACTGTTTTACGAACAGCAGCCTCATAACTCTCACTTGTAA
- the LOC144471949 gene encoding uncharacterized protein LOC144471949 isoform X2: protein MSYHRGGQAGAVAVSYSSSPMTPHSPSRRCSSGSSSTGSSTIGSSSTKLKSYRPTGSFYTSSTSSDYRSSYTFEYRRSYYPSSRSVSSSAYSNTGGSSGSGSGGTATNVIANGTGGGRYGLSTSSSSSSISIAGSSSKERGSGLDSSSSRPLESTWPTTAEIISRYSPFGYVPNIRQTSVTSGGGSSSSSGGSGGGGHHHWKHHATGSSLTELFGGDEREVVERSRDLRPESSLSSSSSSSSTAAGAGGSSAALWSRSKRGGSLASSTVLTSGHVRAESAAACPGEVTIDERGTIRDSNQDESNDDKDNDDDDANEDDVNEDEDVDDDRHNNNGNCRTSSNGKNACSEYGVNNNDPDDNDQDDDSNLNNRHHRQQRAGAHRTADEVSSKINLLSSSVTGGVGGAGLIGVKLDLLTNLATNPNNTEPLINNNGEEKHTDARLRHHQQQQHQRQQQCTKDQFEIVVDNNEVMRGIEDAIAYLQGGRTEDPEILEDAEQPRNQPPSANASYDIDRTRFAGGIVPPPVLQNGVAGRPSGQYGDDPAVPSTSRRPDGHFSGNTNTASNLTSSPTAPSTAHQSLYRGVADQFDGSPTNKAARNRLQAHRDERCGLNGLRNIGNTCFMNSVIQCLSNTRPLLEYLLNEQYLADINVTTSSMKGALIKAFSQVIHELWEVGGDHVVNTTALKSQIQRFAPRFMGYSQQDAQEFLRYLLEGLHEDVNRVTVKPPPIHTDIPDMYTDSQKAVESWKRYLRSEDSMIVDVFVGQLRSSLRCTACDHVSVTLDPFWDLSLPIPARSGTVKLSQCLEHFTREEVLDGDEKPTCSKCQMRRKCTKSFSIHKFPKILVIHLKRFSPMERFRGKLNVTVDFPLTGLDLSAFAAPRVPGCTYNLYGVANHSGTTYSGHYTAYCKHPYSGEWHEYNDSRVSVVSSRSVVTSEAYVLFYEQQPHNSHL from the exons ATGTCATATCACCGTGGGGGACAGGCGGGCGCCGTAGCAGTCTCGTACAGCAGCAGCCCAATGACACCGCATTCTCCTAGCAGGCGATGTTCCAGCGGTAGCAGCAGCACCGGTAGTTCCACGATCGGCAGCTCCTCCACCAAGCTGAAAAGCTACCGACCCACCGGTTCGTTCTATACGTCCTCCACGAGCTCAGACTACCGTTCGAGCTACACGTTCGAGTACAGACGATCTTACTACCCATCGAGCAG GTCAGTTTCGTCGTCGGCGTACAGCAATACGGGTGGTAGCAGTGGTAGCGGGAGCGGTGGCACGGCTACAAATGTAATCGCAAACGGCACTGGCGGCGGTAGATACGGATTGTCGacgtcctcgtcgtcctcgAGCATCTCGATCGCTGGTTCGTCGTCGAAGGAACGGGGATCGGGACTGGATTCCTCGTCGTCCCGGCCGTTGGAGTCGACGTGGCCTACCACAGCTGAAATCATCAGCAGGTACTCACCGTTCGGCTACGTGCCGAACATCCGACAGACGAGTGTCACCAGTGGtggcggcagcagcagcagcagcggcggcagtGGTGGCGGTGGGCATCACCATTGGAAACACCACGCAACCGGTTCATCGTTGACCGAGCTGTTCGGCGGCGACGAGAGAGAAGTGGTCGAGCGCAGCAGAGATCTACGACCGGAATCCTCcctttcctcctcctcgtcgtcgtcttcgacGGCTGCCGGTGCCGGCGGTAGCAGCGCAGCTCTCTGGTCAAGGTCGAAGAGAGGAGGTTCACTGGCCAGCAGCACGGTGTTGACCAGCGGGCATGTTCGCGCGGAGAGTGCCGCCGCGTGTCCTGGCGAGGTAACGATCGACGAGCGCGGCACCATCCGCGACTCGAACCAGGACGAGAGTAACGACGACAAGGACAATGACGATGATGACGCTAACGAAGACGACGTTAACGAAGACGAGGACGTGGACGACGATCGGCACAACAACAACGGCAATTGTCGCACCAGCAGCAATGGCAAGAACGCGTGCAGCGAATACGGCGTGAACAACAACGACCCCGACGATAATGACCAAGACGACGACAGCAATCTGAACAACCGCCATCACCGCCAACAACGCGCCGGTGCTCATCGAACGGCCGACGAGGTCTCGTCTAAGATTAACCTCCTGTCGTCATCCGTAACCGGTGGTGTTGGCGGTGCCGGTTTGATAGGTGTTAAGCTCGATTTGCTCACTAACCTTGCCACTAATCCGAATAACACGGAACCGCTGATCAATAACAACGGCGAAGAAAAGCACACCGACGCCCGACTACGCCATCACCAGCAGCAACAACACCAACGCCAACAGCAGTGTACCAAAGACCAGTTCGAGATCGTCGTCGACAATAACGAGGTAATGCGTGGCATAGAGGACGCGATCGCGTATTTGCAGGGAGGACGCACCGAGGATCCTGAGATCTTGGAAGACGCCGAACAGCCTCGGAATCAGCCACCCTCCGCAAACGCGTCCTACGATATCGATCGCACGAGGTTCGCGGGTGGCATTGTTCCACCGCCCGTCTTGCAGAACGGCGTGGCTGGACGGCCCTCCGGTCAGTACGGGGATGACCCAGCCGTGCCTTCCACTTCCAGGAGACCGGACGGTCACTTCTCAGGGAACACGAACACTGCCAGTAATCTGACTTCGTCTCCTACAGCACCGTCCACGGCGCATCAAAGTCTCTATCGCGGCGTAGCCGATCAGTTT GATGGAAGTCCGACGAACAAAGCGGCTCGTAATCGGCTTCAAGCGCATCGTGATGAGCGATGCGGACTGAACGGGTTGAGGAATATTGGAAATACA TGTTTCATGAACAGCGTGATTCAATGTTTGAGCAACACAAGACCGTTGCTCGAATACCTGTTGAACGAACAGTATCTGGCGGATATCAACGTGACAACGTCCAGCATGAAGGGTGCTTTGATCAAAGCATTCAGTCAGGTGATACACGAATTGTGGGAAGTGGGTGGCGATCATGTGGTGAACACCACGGCGCTCAAGTCACAGATACAGAGATTTGCGCCAAGATTTATGGGATACAGTCAACAGGATGCGCAAGAGTTTCTCAGATATCTGTTAGAGGGACTCCACGAGGACGTTAATAGAGTGACGGTCAAGCCACCGCCGATTCACACCGATATCCCGGATATGTATAC GGATAGCCAAAAAGCTGTGGAGAGCTGGAAACGTTACCTGCGCAGCGAGGACAGTATGATAGTGGACGTGTTCGTCGGTCAGTTACGCTCGTCGTTGCGCTGTACAGCTTGCGACCATGTATCGGTAACGTTGGATCCTTTCTGGGATTTGAGCCTGCCAATACCAGCCAGGAGCGGCACGGTCAAGTTGAGTCAGTGTCTGGAACACTTTACCCGAGAAGAGGTCCTCGATGGTGACGAGAAGCCGACCTGTTCAAAGTGTCAGATGAGGAGAAAGTGCACCAAAAGCTTCAGCATACACAAGTTCCCGAAGATTCTTGTTATTC ACTTGAAACGTTTCTCACCCATGGAACGATTCCGCGGCAAGCTGAACGTAACGGTGGACTTTCCATTGACGGGATTGGATCTCAGTGCCTTCGCCGCACCCAGGGTTCCGGGCTGCACCTACAATTTGTACGGTGTCGCGAACCATTCGGGTACCACATATTCCGGTCATTATACCGCGTATTGCAAGCATCCGTACTCGGGCGAATGGCACGAGTACAACGACAGTAGGGTATCCGTGGTTTCGTCACGGTCGGTCGTCACCAGCGAAGCCTACGTACTGTTTTACGAACAGCAGCCTCATAACTCTCACTTGTAA
- the LOC144471954 gene encoding LOW QUALITY PROTEIN: C1GALT1-specific chaperone 1 (The sequence of the model RefSeq protein was modified relative to this genomic sequence to represent the inferred CDS: deleted 2 bases in 1 codon), producing MISRSRHHPFMVGCGIGFLGTLFVFVFHNAFSVRSTCESTSSSSSLDQRSTLLKWLADTWNGEEEIIIQTWKDQPSGENPTYNKWLKSANMRVDNVNLDSYLYGPKKKNEKFESDWLSSNVQVTCIVFVTKVKLARSIWHTWGTRCNNIYFFGKKKDVLVPIITFDTKLVSSWQLLCEAFNYVWKANEDLEWLVLVKDDTLVIPENLRYMLAPLNHTDDHYLGHAVVLWGQSYNVANAGYVISVGVLKKLVGMFDTPEKCITGGKYWKQEDYYLAKHLASMGIYPSDTRDQQLRGTFHGYSLQSLLWGVVKTGSYWTRALYPIKNECCSFKSVTFNVGEPDKMYTFHYLLYHLHTLERKSVFGAKRPPMVIPDEDVWKIALEEEFNITHLNNISSDAYYELWHSKYLEPEQLMSKDYQRKFYNRTN from the exons ATGATTAGCAGAAGTAGACATCATCCTTTTATGGTTGGTTGTGGAATTGGTTTCCTTGGTACATTATTCGTGTTCGTTTTTCATAACGCATTTAGTGTTAGATCTACTTGCGAAAGCACTTCGTCGAGCTCTAGCCTCGATCAGAGAAGCACTCTTTTGAAATGGCTTGCCGACACTTGGAACGGCGAGGAAGAGATCATTATTCAGACTTGGAAAGATCAACCATCGGGAGAAAATCCAACCTATAATAAATGGTTGAAAAGCGCAAATATGCGAGTTGATAACGTTAATCTGGACTCTTATCTTTATGgacctaaaaaaaaa aatgaaaaatttgagtCCGATTGGCTCAGTTCTAATGTTCAAGTAACTTGCATTGTATTTGTAACAAAAGTCAAACTTGCGAGGTCTATATGGCATACATGGGGAACACGTTGTAATAACATCTATTTCTTTGGTAAAAAAAAGGATGTTTTAGTACCTATAATAACTTTTGACACCAAGCTTGTATCTTCGTGGCAACTACTATGCGAAGCCTTCAACTATGTTTGGAAAGCTAACGAAGACTTGGAATGGCTTGTATTGGTAAAAGACGATACATTGGTCATTCCTGAAAATCTACGGTATATGCTTGCTCCATTGAATCATACGGATGATCATTACTTAGGTCATGCGGTGGTCTTGTGGGGACAATCATATAATGTTGCTAATGCAGGATATGTAATAAGTGTAGGAGTTCTAAAGAAACTGGTAGGCATGTTCGATACTCCTGAGAAATGTATAACTGGTGGCAAGTACTGGAAGCAAGAGGATTATTATCTTG CTAAACATTTGGCATCTATGGGAATTTATCCTTCAGATACAAGAGACCAGCAGTTAAGAGGTACATTCCATGGGTATTCTTTACAATCACTGTTGTGGGGTGTCGTAAAAACTGGTAGTTATTGGACTCGTGCTCTGTATCCGATAAAAAACGAGTGTTGCTCTTTTAAGTCTGTCACATTTAATGTTGGAGAACCGGATAAAATGTATACTTTccactatttattataccacCTACATACCTTGGAAAGGAAAAGTGTTTTCGGAGCTAAACGACCGCCAATGGTTATACCTGATGAAGAT GTATGGAAGATCGCACTGGAAGAAGAATTCAATATCacacatttgaataatatttcttcagatgCTTACTATGAACTTTGgcattcgaaatatttggAACCCGAGCAGCTAATGAGCAAGGATTATCAACgtaaattttacaatagaaCAAATTAA